The nucleotide window GTTGCTGTTAATGAACCTGTAAAACAACTTGATGAGGTTATAAAGGGAGCAGATGTCTTTATAGGTCTTTCTGTTGGAAATATTCTGAAAGAAGAAAATCTAAAAAATATGAGCGAACATCCTATAATATTTGCCCTTGCAAATCCAATACCGGAAATATATCCAGACCTTGCTTTAAAAATCAGAAAAGATGGTATTCTTGCAACAGGAAGGTCAGACTTCTACAACCAGATAAATAATCTTATATCTTTCCCTTATATTTTCAGGGCAGCGCTTGACACCCGGGCTAAAATAAATATGGATATGCTCATATCAGCATCAAAAGCGATATCAGAAATAGCAAAACTACCGGTTCCTGAATATATAACACAGATATACGGAGAAAAATTTGAATTTGGAAAAGAGTATATTATCCCCAAACCATTTGATAGAAGACTGCTTCTAAATGTTCCTGTGGAAATTGTAAAAGCTACCATACAAACAGGAACAGCAAAGATAAATATAGATTTACGAACTTATCCAAAAGAGCTTGAAAAAAGACTGGAACGGATAGAGAAAATAAACCCTATATGTAGTCTATAACTCCTGTCTTGCCTCCAGCATAAGTTTTTTCATTTTTCTGACGGCTTCGTCAAGTCCCATAAACACAGAATTTGCAATTATTGAATGCCCTATATTAAGCTCCTCTATCTCCTCTATTGCAGCTACAGGCTGAACATTGGTATATGTCAATCCATGGCCGGCAAAAACTTTTAAGCCTTTTTCTTTGGCATATTTTGCAGCCTTTTTTAATCTTTCCAATTCTTTTTTTATCTTTTCGTCTGAAGTTGCATTTGCATATTCTCCGGTATGGAGTTCAACAGCATCTGCACCTACTCTAATAGAAGCGTATATCTGGTCTTCTTCCGGGTCAATAAACAGAGCAACATTTATACCGTTTTCCTTTAATTCTTTAACAAAATCTTTTAAATAATCTTCCATACCTGAAACATCAAGACCGCCTTCTGTTGTAATCTCCTGTCTTTTTTCAGGAACGAGGGTAACCCTTTCAGGTTTTATATCAATTGCAATGTTTTTCATCTCCTCTGTAGGAGCCATCTCCATATTAAGAGGAATTCTTTTGATTGTGCATCTTAATCTAATCACATCTTCATCCTGAATATGCCTTCTATCTTCCCTCAGATGAAATGTTATCTGGTCAGCTCCAGCGTCCTGTGCAATAAGAGCTCCTTTTACAGGGTCAGGTTCATAGGTTTTTCTTGCTTCTCTGATTGTTGCAATATGGTCTATATTCACTCCGAGCTTCATCATATCTCCTTAAGCTAAATATTTTTATTACCGATAAATAAAATTACCAGAAAAAACATAAAGGTAAAAGATGCTAAAGAAAATACTGCTTTTTCTATTGCTAACTGTTAATGTTGTTTTTGCTATAACAATAAAGCATGCAGACCATTCTACATTTTACAGGGTTGTTCTCCAGACAAATAAACCTGTAAAGTTTAAAACAGAGATTATTTCAGGAAAGATTCTTTCCATAAAAATAAAAGAAAAAAGCAAAAGAGTAAACAAAAAACTTATAAAAAATCGTTATATAAAAAGCCTTGATGTGCTTTATTCTAAAAACTATACAGAGTTTATCTTTGAGACAACACATAAAATTAAGGATTTTAAAATTCATACTTTAAAACATCCTTATAGGATAGTTATTGACTTTTATAAAAAATCCCAAAAAACAACTACTTCTTATGAAGACCCTATTTATAAGCTTATTGTCCAATATGAAAGGAAACGCAGATATGTATATTCAGATGGTAAACATTTCAGAAAAAAAATTATAGTTATAGACCCGGGACATGGAGGAAGAGACCCAGGGGCAATAGCCAATGGTTTAATAGAAAAAAATGTTAATCTTAAAATAGCAAAAAGATTGAAAAGAATTCTTGAAAAAGACCCGAGATTTAAGGTTTGTTTAACCAGATACACAGACAGATACGTTGGCCTTTATGAAAGGACAGTAATTGCTGTGAGAAAAAAAGCTGACTTGTTTATCAGTATTCACTGTAATTCTTCTCCTTCACATTCAGAATCAGGGACTTATGTTTATACTTTAAACCTGAGAGGAGCAAAATCAAAACTGGCTCGTCTTGTTGAGCAAAGAGAAAATAAAGCAGTTATAAGATACGTTCGGGTTAGTGCAAATCCTCTTGTAAACAGGATAGTGGCAGACCTTGCAATTAGCACAACAATGACAGAAGGAAGAACTTTTGCTTATTATCTCAGGAGACATTTAAGAAAAGTAACCGTATTCAGAGACATAGACAGTGCTAATTTTGCCGTTTTAAAAACTCCGGGAATTCCTTCTGTTTTGATAGAGACACTCTATCTAACAGACAAACATGATGCACAACTGCTAAGGAACGATGAATTTTTAGATAGTTTTGCTTATTCTATTTATGATGCTATTGTTGATTACTTTTTCAGGGAATAGTGGATGATAGTAGGCATAGATATAGGAAACACCACAGTTGAGATAGGTTTTATAACTGATATATCAAATATAAAAAGCTACAAACTAAAAACAGACCATCAAAAAACAGTTGACGACTGGTTTATAGATTTTCATCAAATTTTAAGTATAGAAAAGTTTCCCAAGATTAAAAATTTCGTGATATCTTCAGTTGTTCCTGTAGTTGAAAAAAGAATTAGCGCAGCTTTAGAAAAAACAAAACTGGCAAATGTCCTGTTTTTAGGTAAAGATATAGAAATTCCAATAAAGAATAATTACAAAAATCCTGAAGAGGTAGGTATTGATAGATTAGTCAATGCGTGCGCTACTGTTAAAAAACACGGTGCACCGGCAGTTGTTGTGGATTTTGGAACGGCAATTACATTTGATGTGGTTAATGATAAAGGAGAATATGAAGGAGGGGCGATTTTCCCCGGTATAGATGCCAGTATTCAAGCTTTGTTTTCAAAAACAGCAAAACTTCCGGCGGTGAATATAGAAAATGTTGAAAGAGTTGTAGGGAAAACAACTACAGAAAGTATTCAGGCAGGTATTTATTTTGGATACTTATCCATTATTGAAGGAATGGTTGAAAAAATAAATAATGAATATGATTATGAACATAAACTTGTTATAACCGGAGGGAATGGGGATATTATCTCAAAAGGACTAAAAGTTGAACATATATACGACCGTTATCTCTCTATGGAAGGTATTTACCTTATATACAATAGTTGCTTTTTATAAAAAATACATTTAGTATATTTAATAACCTAAAGGAAAGGAGGTAAAGAGAGATGGAGGCAACCTACGGAGGAATTCCACCGGCCGAATTAATTTTATTTGTTCTTATGTTGACAATGTTAGTTGTTCTTTGGGGAACAATCATGTATAAGATGGGAACTAAGGAGAAGTAATGTCTTTTGAAGAAAAAGAAAAAAAGGCCTATCCTTTTGCCTTTGTTGGCTTTTTTGTTACAGAAGAAGAACCTCTTGATATTCTGAAAGAAGATGTAACTCCAGAACAGATAGAAGAAATACAAAACCTGATTAAAAAATATCTTTTTAAAGAGGGCGTTGACGTGGTAGTGGCGCCCTTTATTGTTCCACCGGATCAAGTTAATGATGCATTGCACCAGTTAGCTGATGCAGTATTTAAACCAGATGAGGAGCAGGCCAACTAAGATGGTAAAGGTTATAATCTCTGGAATTTTAGGTAGAATGGGGCAGAGAATAGCCCATCTTGCCTATGAAGATAAAGATGTTGAAATAGTAGGTGGTGTTGAAAGTCCTGATTGTGTCCATTCCCACGATAATGTGGGAGAAGTAATAGGGGCAAATATAGATGCGCCTATAGTTTCAGACCTTTCAAAAATTATAGATAAAGGTGATGTAATAATAGATTTTGCAGGTAATACAGAGGCAGTTTTGGGTCATGTAAGGTTAGCGGCAGCAGATAAAAACAAAAAAGCAATGGTTATAGGCACAACAGGTTGGACAGAAGACCAGCTAAAAGAAATAGAAGAACTATCTAAAGATATTCCTATTGTCCTTGCACCAAATATGAGTATTGGTGTTAATCTCTTGTTTAAGCTGGTGCAGGAAGCTGCAAAGGCACTAAAAGATAAAGGTTATGATATAGAAGTGGTAGAAATGCACCACAGATTTAAAAAGGATGCCCCATCTGGAACAGCTGTTAAAATTGTGGATATTTTGAAAAAGGAAACAGGAATTAATAAAGTTATTTACGGCAGAGAAGGTATATACGAAAACGGCCGTCCTTCTGATGAAATAGCGGTTTTTGCCCTTAGAGGCGGTGATGTTGTCGGTGAACATACTGTAATATTTGCCGGAATAGG belongs to Persephonella sp. and includes:
- the dapB gene encoding 4-hydroxy-tetrahydrodipicolinate reductase, encoding MVKVIISGILGRMGQRIAHLAYEDKDVEIVGGVESPDCVHSHDNVGEVIGANIDAPIVSDLSKIIDKGDVIIDFAGNTEAVLGHVRLAAADKNKKAMVIGTTGWTEDQLKEIEELSKDIPIVLAPNMSIGVNLLFKLVQEAAKALKDKGYDIEVVEMHHRFKKDAPSGTAVKIVDILKKETGINKVIYGREGIYENGRPSDEIAVFALRGGDVVGEHTVIFAGIGERIELTHRAGSRDIFAKGAVEAAKWVKDKPAGLYDMMDVLGLK
- a CDS encoding type III pantothenate kinase — its product is MIVGIDIGNTTVEIGFITDISNIKSYKLKTDHQKTVDDWFIDFHQILSIEKFPKIKNFVISSVVPVVEKRISAALEKTKLANVLFLGKDIEIPIKNNYKNPEEVGIDRLVNACATVKKHGAPAVVVDFGTAITFDVVNDKGEYEGGAIFPGIDASIQALFSKTAKLPAVNIENVERVVGKTTTESIQAGIYFGYLSIIEGMVEKINNEYDYEHKLVITGGNGDIISKGLKVEHIYDRYLSMEGIYLIYNSCFL
- a CDS encoding N-acetylmuramoyl-L-alanine amidase, with product MLKKILLFLLLTVNVVFAITIKHADHSTFYRVVLQTNKPVKFKTEIISGKILSIKIKEKSKRVNKKLIKNRYIKSLDVLYSKNYTEFIFETTHKIKDFKIHTLKHPYRIVIDFYKKSQKTTTSYEDPIYKLIVQYERKRRYVYSDGKHFRKKIIVIDPGHGGRDPGAIANGLIEKNVNLKIAKRLKRILEKDPRFKVCLTRYTDRYVGLYERTVIAVRKKADLFISIHCNSSPSHSESGTYVYTLNLRGAKSKLARLVEQRENKAVIRYVRVSANPLVNRIVADLAISTTMTEGRTFAYYLRRHLRKVTVFRDIDSANFAVLKTPGIPSVLIETLYLTDKHDAQLLRNDEFLDSFAYSIYDAIVDYFFRE
- a CDS encoding pyridoxine 5'-phosphate synthase, translated to MKLGVNIDHIATIREARKTYEPDPVKGALIAQDAGADQITFHLREDRRHIQDEDVIRLRCTIKRIPLNMEMAPTEEMKNIAIDIKPERVTLVPEKRQEITTEGGLDVSGMEDYLKDFVKELKENGINVALFIDPEEDQIYASIRVGADAVELHTGEYANATSDEKIKKELERLKKAAKYAKEKGLKVFAGHGLTYTNVQPVAAIEEIEELNIGHSIIANSVFMGLDEAVRKMKKLMLEARQEL